Genomic DNA from Filimonas effusa:
TTGGGATCCGATGTGGTCCTATATAGTTCAATGATCCCCATATAGTGAGAAGGGCATATAGCATTGCGCGCCTGCTCAGGAGTGGCATTATTATAGAAACCTATTAAAAAATCTGCTGCTTTCTCAGCAACCCGAAGAAGGCTTGTTTTACCAGTAGCACGATAATGTATACAGGCAGCCGTCATAAGATGACCAAAATTATATGCCTCGAAGCTGAGCTTGTCATCAAACATGTTACGTTTACCTGTCTGTTGCTGTTCTATGATAGACTTGGTATAAACATACCCGTCAGGCCTCTGCGCTTTTGCTATTACTGCAATGGCTTCATCCATCATTTTATCCAACGCCGGGTCTTTCACAGCTGCATACATGCCTGCTACAGCTTCAAGAGTCTTGTAAAAGTCGCCGTCATGAAATGACGGACCAATAAAAGACCCTGTATCAAGTTTAGCCGCTATCTCGAAATTTTTGAAAGAGTGACATAACTCGGCATTGTGATAGGTTTCCCAAAGATGAGGCACCATAGCTGTCCGGCATACATCAAAACGTTCGGCCCAAAAGCCTTTTGTCCATTGCACAGCCCCCATATCTACGCTGTTCAATTTGGCGTAAGGACTGGCCGAAGTATTTGTTAGACCCTTCTGAGCAAAAGAAGATGCGGATAATATAATAGTACCTGTAATAAACAACTGCACATATTTCAGCCTCCATCCTGCTCCACCAATATATTCTCTTAAATGCATCTTAAACTATTTTAATGACTTGTATTTGATATTATAAGTAGTAAACGGCTGTAGTGTCATCTCGTACAAATTACCACCTTTGCTTACTACAGAAGCCTCTTTACATTCCGGCTTTTTACTGCTGGCAATTTTTAACGTTCCAAGACCATCCGCCGTAGTAACCTTCACCTCGCCGGTACTGCAATAGATTATTATATTACCATTTCCTGTAGGTACTTTACCTTCCATCCACTGTAACCCACCTAAAGCCGGCTCTATTACATATGTTTTGTATCCGGGAGAAGTAGGCTTTACACCCAGATAATATTTACCTAACAGGTAAATAGGACTTGCTCCCCATGCATGACAAAGACTTTTACCGAATTCACGTCCATACATGGCATAGTGTTCTGCACCCTTTTTTGCAGGATTATATTCTTCCCAGAAACTGGTAGCCCCAAGTCGTAACATGCCTCCCCAGTAATCTTTCATTTCTTTCAGTACATAAGATTGCTCACCTAATGCACATAATGCTTCTAACTCGTAAAAGCGCATGTAGGGGGTTGTTATTTTCTGGATGCTGTCATTTAACAGTACAGAGTGTTTTACAGCATTCTTCTGAACATCATTAAAATAATCAAAGAAGATCGCAAACATGTTGGTATAACGGGTAACATTATCCGTTTGCTTGCCATCTACTCTGCTATGTACTAGCGCCTTCTTTGCTTCATTCCAGTAAAGAGGGAAAAAGCGGGTTCTCAGATCGGTAGCATATTGCTGATAGCGGGTTGCGTCAGATTTCTCATTTGCAATATCAGCACAAAGTGCCATCACTTCTAGACTACGGCAAAGCAACAACTGTTCAAAGCTTAATGCGCCCTTTTTGCTCAGTTTATCGGCCCAGTCAACAAATACCCAATCTCCGGTCATGCCTTCCATTAACCCTTCGCTATTCCTTCTGCCAAGACAATACTCCATTAATGTTTGCATACGGGGATAGAACTGGGCGATAAAAGCTTTATCTCCTGTGTACAGATAATAATCATAAATACCGAGAAACCAGTAAAAGGTATAATCCATGATGGTATTCATATGACTTGTTACCGGGTCTTTACCGCGTAACGCAAGTGTAGTACGTGTAACCGTGCCCCTATCAAAATAAAGATAGTAGTTCATCAGGTAGCTTTGATAAGCATCCCCACTCCAAATCCATCTGTCACGCTTGATACCGTCAATAAAAAACTCTCTGGTGTTTAATTCAAAAGTATATTTAGATATATCGTAAATTTTATTGATCTCAGCATCCGAACATTTGAAACTTCCCGCTTCTTTTACATCTGCATATTCATACAGCATGGAAACCGAATCTACTGTAATACCCCCATCAGTTATCATATTCACATAACGAAATGCCTTAGTAAGCGGCATTATTGAATCCCTTTTTATAGTTGTATGCAGTTG
This window encodes:
- a CDS encoding alpha-L-rhamnosidase-related protein; translation: MKKLPGITALLCFVTLTLFSSTQAQQPQQTSGRPAIDSKAASWIWYPGDFEIWLSNRVQNRRTDRGSFFPVFWKIDSHYPLIDFHKEFDLTAPEEIVIKTEGNYNVKVDGQPLEGTPTRITIPSGHHKINVKVFNQASVPAIYISGPNIKSDTSWLVTFEDKEWIDETGKTSDISATKWLNAGGWNFYDPSVPPSAFRLPVKPQYAVQVNKSQNATLLDFGKETFGFIKLHGVKGNGGVRLYYGESKEEALSEKNAITFDKLQLHTTIKRDSIMPLTKAFRYVNMITDGGITVDSVSMLYEYADVKEAGSFKCSDAEINKIYDISKYTFELNTREFFIDGIKRDRWIWSGDAYQSYLMNYYLYFDRGTVTRTTLALRGKDPVTSHMNTIMDYTFYWFLGIYDYYLYTGDKAFIAQFYPRMQTLMEYCLGRRNSEGLMEGMTGDWVFVDWADKLSKKGALSFEQLLLCRSLEVMALCADIANEKSDATRYQQYATDLRTRFFPLYWNEAKKALVHSRVDGKQTDNVTRYTNMFAIFFDYFNDVQKNAVKHSVLLNDSIQKITTPYMRFYELEALCALGEQSYVLKEMKDYWGGMLRLGATSFWEEYNPAKKGAEHYAMYGREFGKSLCHAWGASPIYLLGKYYLGVKPTSPGYKTYVIEPALGGLQWMEGKVPTGNGNIIIYCSTGEVKVTTADGLGTLKIASSKKPECKEASVVSKGGNLYEMTLQPFTTYNIKYKSLK